One genomic segment of Epinephelus fuscoguttatus linkage group LG19, E.fuscoguttatus.final_Chr_v1 includes these proteins:
- the tubg1 gene encoding tubulin gamma-1 chain, protein MPREIITLQLGQCGNQIGFEFWKQLCAEHGISPEGIVEEFATEGTDRKDVFFYQADDEHYIPRAVLLDLEPRVIHSILNSPYANLYNPENIYLSEHGGGAGNNWASGYSQGKKIQEDIFDIIDREADGSDSLEGFVLCHSIAGGTGSGLGSYLLEKLNDRYPKKLVQTYSVFPNQDEMSDVVVQPYNSLLTLKRLTQNADCVVVLDNTALNRIATDRLHIQNPSFSQINQLVSTIMSASTTTLRYPGYMNNDLIGLIASLIPTPRLHFLMTGYTPLTTDQSVASVRKTTVLDVMRRLLQPKNVMVSTGRERQPSHCYIAILNIIQGEVDPTQVHKSLQRIRERKLASFIPWGPASIQVALSRKSPYLPSAHRVSGLMMANHTSISSLFERTCRQYDKLRKREAFLEQFRKEDIFKDNFDELDNSREVVQQLVDEYSAATRPDYISWGTQEQ, encoded by the exons ATGCCGCGGGAAATCATAACGCTCCAGCTCGGACAATGTGGAAATCAAA ttGGTTTTGAGTTTTGGAAGCAGCTGTGTGCAGAGCATGGCATCAGTCCAGAGGGGATTGTTGAGGAGTTTGCAACTGAAGGCACTGACAGAAAGGACGTGTTCTTCTATCAG GCTGATGATGAGCACTACATCCCCCGCGCAGTTCTCCTAGATCTGGAGCCGAGGGTGATCCACTCCATCCTCAACTCGCCTTACGCCAACCTGTACAACCCAGAGAACATCTACCTGTCTGAGCACGGTGGAGGTGCTGGGAACAACTGGGCTAGTGGATATTCACAG GGcaaaaaaatccaggaagacATCTTTGACATCATTGACCGGGAGGCAGATGGCAGCGACAGTCTGGAG GGGTTTGTCCTGTGTCATTCCATTGCTGGGGGGACGGGCTCGGGGCTGGGATcctatctgctggaaaaactcAATGACAG GTACCCAAAGAAGCTGGTGCAGACTTACTCTGTTTTCCCAAACCAGGATGAGATGAGTGACGTGGTCGTTCAGCCGTACAACTCGCTGCTCACACTGAAGAGGCTCACCCAGAATGCAGACTGCGTG GTGGTATTGGATAACACGGCCCTAAATCGCATCGCCACTGACAGGCTGCATATCCAGAACCCGTCGTTCTCCCAGATCAATCAGCTG GTTTCTACCATCATGTCTGCAAGCACAACGACCCTGCGTTATCCAGGCTACATGAACAACGACCTTATTGGCCTGATTGCATCCCTCATTCCCACACCCCGCCTCCACTTCCTTATGACCGGGTACACACCACTTACTACTGACCAGTCG GTTGCTAGTGTGAGGAAAACCACAGTGCTGGATGTGATGAGGAGGCTTCTGCAACCCAAGAACGTGATGGTGTCTACAGGAAGAGAGAGGCAGCCAAGCCACTGCTACATTGCCATCCTTAACATCATCCAGGGAGAGGTCGACCCCACGCAG GTGCATAAAAGCCTCCAAAGGATCCGGGAGCGTAAACTTGCCAGCTTCATTCCCTGGGGTCCCGCCAGCATTCAGGTGGCTCTGTCCAGGAAGTCACCATACCTGCCCTCGGCCCACAGAGTCAGTGGCCTGATGATGGCCAACCACACAAGCATCTCCTCT CTGTTTGAGCGGACGTGCCGGCAGTACGACAAACTGCGTAAGCGTGAAGCCTTCCTGGAGCAGTTCCGCAAAGAGGACATATTCAAGGACAACTTTGATGAGCTGGACAACTCTCGCGAAGTGGTTCAGCAGCTGGTGGATGAGTACAGCGCAGCCACCCGGCCTGACTACATTTCCTGGGGCACGCAAGAACAGTGA